TCTCTCGGTGGCTGAAGGCTTCGTCTTTATGGCGGCTTATCTCTGCGGCGTCATCTTCACCAAGCGCATCGCGGAGAAGGGTTACGCCTTTGCCCGACGGTTCGCCAGCAAGCGTGCTTTGACGATCTACGGCTGCCACGCCGTCTTGCTGCTGATCGGCTTCTTTGCAGCCTGGCAGATCGGCCCCAGCCCGCAGCCCACCGCCTGGATTTTTGACCGAGTACTGCACGACCCGCTGGGCGCGATCTTTACCGGCCTCACCTTGCTCTACCAGCCCTCGTTTTTCGACATCCTGCCGATGTACATCCTCGGTGTATGGGCGACCCCATGGGTGCTGCGCCATACGCAAGAGCATGGCTGGTGGAAGTTGGCGGCAGTGAGCGGCCTCGTCTGGCTGGCGGCGCAGTTTGGTCTCAAGGACGTGCTGCAAAGCGCCTTGGCGGCACATCTGCCGGTCTACATGGGCGCGTTCGACATATTTGCGTGGCAGGCCCTGTGGTTGGGCGGCCTCTTTCTCGGTCAACAACAATGGCTGGCTCGCGAACGCACCGGCCAAGCCCTGCGCGTACCGCGCCGCTGGGCGCTGGTCTCGCTGGTGGCGGTGGTCGGCTTTATGGCATTGCGGCATGCCCTGCCCCACCTAGAGCCCATGTGGTCGCACGCGATCTACCCGGTGATGGACAAGTGGCACCTCGCGCCCGGTCGGGTGCTGAACCTCGCCGCGATGGTGGTCTTTGTCATGAGCTTCAGCCCGCCGCGTCTGCCGGCGCTGCCGCCTTTCCGCTTCCTCAACGTAATCGGGCGTCAATCCCTCCCCGTCTTTACCGCGCACGTACCGCTGGCGGTGATCGGCGTCACCTGGGTGCACGTTTACCAGCCGAGCATGTGGTCGATCACGGGCTACTACCTGGCCTGCCTCACCCTGTTGTGGGCGGTGGCACGTTTCTACGAGCTGCGGAAGAACCCTGTCAGGAAGCGTCCTCGGACCGACGTTGTTTCTTCAGTTGCCTCCACCGCGCCAGACGTTCCGCCACATGCTGTTCCGCCCCGTTGACCTTGGGGCGGTAAAACTGCTGCGGGCGCTCCATATATTCCTGCCCGCTGATGCCTTCCGCAAATTCGTGGCTGTACTGGTAGGTAGCCCCGTGGCCGAACGACTTGTTGAGCTTGGTGTGGGCATCGCGCAACCACAGAGGCACACCTTGTAGACCTTCCTTGCGGATAGCAGCCTTGGCCTCGGCAATCGCCAACGTGGTGGAATTGCTTTTGGGGCAGGTGGCGAGGAAAACGACGCAGTGGGCGAGGTTCAGCTCGCACTCCGGCAGGCCCACTTGCTCGCAGGCCTGGAAGGTGGCGGTGGCCAGCGAAAGCCCGCGCGGATCGGCCATGCCCACGTCTTCGGAGGCAAAGATCACCAACCGGCGGGCGATGAAGCGAGGGTCTTCTCCCCCGATCAACATCTTCGCCAGCCAGTAGAGCGCCGCATCGGGATCGCCGCCGCGCATGCTCTTGATGAAGGCCGAGGCGGTATCGTAGTGCTCGTCTTCGTCCGCATCGTAGCGGATCTGCCGCTCGCGCGCAAAGGCCTCCAGCGCCTGCTCGTCGATCCGGCTGGCCAGCCCGGCAGCCAGCACCAGCGTTTCCAGCGCGTTCAAGGCACGGCGCAGATCGCCGTCGCACAGCTTGGCCAGAGAGCGCAGCACACCCTCCTCCGCCGTCACCCGCATGTTGCCCAGGCCGCGCTCGGTGTCCACCAGCGCCCGCTCCAGCACCGTCACCACATCGTCGAGCGGCACCGGTTCGAGCTTGAAGAGATGGCTGCGGCTGAGCAGAGGCGGGTTGACGTAAAAGCCGGGGTTATGGGTCGTAGCACCGATCAGGCGCACATGCCCCGCCTCCACGTCGGGGAGCAGCAGGTCTTGCTGGGCCTTGTTGAAGCGGTGGATCTCGTCGATAAAGAGGATCACGCGCTCCTCGGGCCGGGAACGGGCATAGCGCAACATGTCCCGCAGCTCGGCCACATTCGAAAGCACGGCGTTGAGGCGCAGGAACCGACTTTTGGTCTCGTGCGCAATCACCTCGGCCATGGTCGTCTTGCCGCAACCCGGCGGACCATAAAACAGCACGCTGCCAAAGGTATCGGTCGCGATCAGCCGGGGTAGCAGCGAGCCGTCCTCCAGCAGGTGGCGTTGCCCGGCCACCTCCGCCAGCGAACGCGGCCGCATCCGCGCCGCCAACGGCAACCGGGCGGGGGGCGTAGCGCCTTCTGCCGGCACGGGTACGGCGGGGCCTTGGCTACGAGCACTGGGCGGCTCGCCAAACATGTCTGTTTGTTCACCTGACGACATGCTCTATCCATGCCGTATTGCGCACTTGCTGACAAGGGGTGAATGCGGTTTCATGAGCAAGATGTCTCCCGAAATCCTTCCTGCAGTGGTCAGTATCGCCACGACCGACTCCGGTTGCGGTGCCGGCATCCAGGCCGACTTGCTGACTTTTGCGGCCCGCAACACCTTCGGCACCACGCTCATCACTAACCTCACGGCCCAGAACCCGGACGCGGTGCTCGCCATCGAGGAGCTGAGCAGCGAATTCATCGAGGCGCAGTGGAAGGCGCTGCACGGCTTTTTCGACCTCAAGGCGATCAAGACGGGCATGCTGTTCTCGGAGCGCGTGATCCGGTTGGTCGCGGGCTTTTTGCGGGAGGTGGAGATCCCCATCGTGATCGACCCGGTGATGGTCTCGACCAGCGGTGCCGTGCTGCTGCAGGAGGAGGCGATCGAGGCCCTGCGCGAAGAACTGCTGCCGCTGGCGACCGTCATCACGCCCAACCTCGACGAGGCCAAGGTGCTGCTCGGCTGGCGCCCGGAGACGAAGGCCGACATGGGGCGCGCGGCGGCAAAGCTGGCCAAGCTTTTCGGCACCGCAGTGCTGCTGAAGGGCGGTCACCTGGAAGGCGAGGCCGAGCTGGTGGATGTGTTGCATTGGGGCGACGGCGAGCAGCGGGAGTTTCGCCACCTGCGCATCGACGGGGTAGACACCCATGGCAGCGGTTGCACGCTCGCCAGCGCGGTGGCCGCCGAACTCGCCAAGGGCTACCGGCTGGAGCTGGCGGTAGCGGAAGCACTCACCTACCTGCACCGGACCCTCGCCCAGCCGTTGCAGGTCGATGGACGTCGCTACATCAACCACTAACGAACCCGGGCGGCCCTTCCTTTGGCGCACCCCATTGCTCTGGGTGCTGCTGCCGCTGCTGGCCGGTTACATCGCGGGTGAGCAGTGGCCAAGCCTGCCCATGTGGGTGCCGCTCGTCTTCGCGATTGCGTTGCTTGGCCCCCTGGCGGTGCTGACGTGGCGCGACCGGCTTTCGACGCGGGCCTTTGCCGGGCTGTGCCTGACCGCAATCGCATGCCTGAGCCTCACTTATTACCTGGACCGCCGGGCCCCAACCTTACCGGAGGGCTGGGAAGGCCTACCACCACGCGAGATCGTCGCCACCGTCCAGATCGAGCGCCTTTTCAATCACTACCGGCCCGACCAGCCGCAACGGGGCTTGGCCCGCCTGGTCCAAACCTCCGGGGTCGAGACACCGCTGCAGGGCTACCGGATCGTTTTCGAATGGCCTCGGGGTCGGGAGGTCGAGCTGGGCGCACGCTATGCGATTACGGGCGTGTTGGCAGCGCGGGATGCAGAAGGCGGCTTTGGGCGCTATCTGGAGCGGCAGGGCGTGCCGCTGGCACTCGACCGCTTGCGCCATGTCGAAAAGGCCGCCCCACCCTCGTGGTTTGCACAGGCTCAAGGGGCGGCCCATGACCGCCTGCGCCGCGCGCTGATGCCGCAGGGCTTCGCCGACACGCCGGCCCGCCGGATGCTTGCGGCCATGCTGTTGGGTGAGACGGAGCTGTTGCCGCCGCAGGAGCGCCTAAACTTCATCGCGTCGGGTACGCTTCATTACTTTGCAATCAGCGGTCTGCACGTCGCGGCGGTTGCGGCCACGCTCGATTTGCTCCTGCGCGTGTTGCGGCTGCGCACGGGCACCCGCACGATCACCGCCCTGCTCCTGCTCGCGCTTTATATCTGGGCGACCGGGCTGGCGGCCTCTGCCGTGCGCGCGGGCCTGATGATCGGCTTCTGGAGCCTCGCCACGCTCACCCGCCGCCAAGCGGCTTCTCTGCCCGCGTTGGTCGGGAGCGCCGTGCTCGTGCTGCTGTGGGATCCGCGCCAGCTGTGGACGCCGGGCTTCCAGCTCTCGTATCTGGTGGCGGCGGGCATCATCCTCTACGGGGTGCCGCTCGCCCGCTGGGGGCAAGAGCGCTGGCTGCTCTTCCCGTGGTTGCCGCGGCAGGACTGGAAGTGGCACCACCACTGGCGGCAGAACATCGTGCGCGGTCTGTGGAGCGCCTTGAGCATCAGCCTCGCCGCCACGCTCGCCAGTTGGCCGCTCTCGCTGCTCTACTTCGAGGTGTCGAGCCCGGGGGCGTGGCTGCTGAATGTGGTGCTGGCCCCGCTGGCGAGCCTCGCGGTGGCAGCGGGTGTGCTGGTCGTCTTGCTGGGCCTGGCAGGGGCGGCACCGCTCGCGCACTTCTTTGCCCACGCGGCGTGGCTGCTGCTCGATGCCATGAACCGCACCATCGCTTTATTTGTCTCGTGGCCGCTCAGCACCGAACGGCGCAGCTGGTATTTCGACCTCGCCGGGTGGGTCTGTATGGCGGGGAGCGTTGGGCTTTTCTTCTTTTTGATCGTGAGGAAAAAACACGTAACTCCCCCGGGGCGTATCGCGTGGTTCTTCCCGGTCATCTGGAGCCTGGCGTGTATAGTTTGCCTCAGCTACCGGCCGGGATAAAACCTTGACTGATGTTAGCGGCTTGCCAGCTTCATCCCAGCCAGTATGAATGAGGATATGAAATCGGCTTATGACTTGGCTATGGAACGTTTCCGCGACCCCTCCGACGGTCAGGAGAAGCCGTTGACCGAGGCGCAAAAGACCGCGATTGCCGAAGTGGATCGCAAGATTCAGGCCCGCCTGGCCGAGCTGGATATCATGCGCCAGAAGAAACTGGCCAACGCCCGCGCCCAACGCGACATCGCTTCGATCCAGGAGACCGATGAGCATTGGCGCCGCGACCGCAAGGCCCTTGAGGCCGAGCGCGAAGCAGAAAAGGACCGCATCCGCCGCAACTAGGCTTTAGTCGGCAAAGCGGAAATCGGCCCGCAGCAGCTCATGGTCGGCCGCATCGGTCGGCACCACCTCGCAGGCTTCCACGCGCAGGAGGCGGTTGTAGAAAAGGTGGTCGAGCACGTAGGGCATGCGCTTCCACGTAATCTGCTGCGTTTGAGCCGCCTGATAACCGGCCTGCACGAATTGCTGGACGAGACTCTCGCGCGGGGCCGAATTCATGTCGCCCCCCAGAATGGTCGGCAGCTCGGAGTCGCGCAGGTAAGCCTCCACCTTGTCGCGCTGCCCCCGGTGGGCATCGCTACTGTGGTTGATGATGAAAAACGCCTGCAGGTGGGCGTTGAAGAGCCGCACGCGTCGCCCCGCCAGTTGAGTGGTCGCCGAGAGCATCAGGCGGGCAGTAGGCCGGGTCGGAGCGCCGTAGAAGTCGAATTCCAGGTCGGGCGGCGGCAGGTCGATGCGCTCCACTTCCTCAACGGGCGTGCGGGAAAAGATCGCCTGCCCAAAGCCGAAGGGCAGCTCCGCATCGTCGTAGCGGGGGTAAGAAAATACGCTGTGATAGCCGGGCAGCAGCTCCTTGAGCCGCGAATAGTTGGGCGGTGGCTGCGCCTGCATGTCGTCGAGCTGCACGCGCTCGACTTCCTGCAGGAAAATAATATCGGCATCCTGCGCCAGTAACACCTGCGCGCTTGCCTTGAGGTCGATCGGGGCGTTGTCGGGGTCAGCAGCATCCCAGACCTGCCCATACTGCATGTTGAAAGTAACGACTCGGAAGGAATTCATCGGGGACGGCGCAGCGCCAGTAGACAGAATCGGGAGACCACAAACGAAGCAGAAGCAGCTCTAAACGAGATGCTTACTATGCGCGCGCGAGGCCCGATGGCAAGCAATATGGTGCCCCGCGCCGGTCCAAAGGACTGGACCTGCCACCGCTTTCGTGCCTAAATCTCATGCCCATGCAGGCATACCTCGACTTGTTGCGGCACGTGCTCGAAAACGGCGACCGGCGGATGGACCGCACGGGCGTCGGCACCCTTTCGTATTTTGGGGCCCAATGCCGCTACGACTTGCGGCAGGGTTTTCCGCTGCTCACGACGAAGAAAGTCTACCTGCGCGGCATCATCCACGAGCTACTCTGGTTTTTGCAAGGCGATACCAACGTGCGCTACCTGCAGGAAAACAAGGTGCGCATCTGGGACGAGTGGGCCGATGAAAAAGGCGACCTTGGCCGGGTCTACGGGGCCCAATGGCGCGACTGGCGAGCCCCCGACGGTCAGGCGATCGACCAGATACGCCAGGTGGTGGAAGGCCTGCGCAAAAACCCGGCCAGCCGCCGCCTGATGGTGGTGGCGTGGAACCCGGGCGAGGTCGACCAGATGGCGCTGCCCCCCTGCCACGCACTCTTCCAGTTTTGGGTCAACCAAAGCCGGGGCGAGCTGAGCTGCCAGCTTTACCAGCGCAGCGGCGACCTCTTCCTCGGCGTGCCTTTCAACATCGCCAGCTACGCCTTGCTGACCTTGATGATGGCCCAGGTGGTGGGCCTCAAACCGGGCGAGTTCATCCACACGCTGGGCGATGCCCACATCTACTTGAACCACCTCGATCAGGTGAACGAGCAGCTCTCGCGCGAACCGCGCCCGCTGCCCCAGATGCACCTCAACCCCGAGCGCACGGAGCTGGACCAGTTCCGCTACGAAGACTTCACGCTCACGGGCTACGACCCTCACCCCGCCATCAAGGCCCCCGTCGCCGTCTAGCCATGCCGCAGCCCCCCTGGAAAGCCATTGCCGCCATGTCCGAAAACGGCGTGATCGGCCACCACGGCAAAATCCCCTGGCACCTGCCGGAGGACTTCAAGTGGGTGAAGCAGTGCACGCGCGGCCAAACCATCGTGATGGGCCGCAAGACCTTCGAATCGCTTGGTCGTCCCCTGCCCCAGCGCGAAAACGTGGTCATCAGCCGAAGCGCGAGAGAGATCGAGGGCTGCACTGTGCTGCCATCGCTCGATGCTCTGCGCGTCTTCGATGCCCGGGGCGATATCTGGATCTTTGGCGGCGAGGAAATCTACCGGCAGGCCCTGCCCGACGTGGGCGACCTCTACCTGACGGTGGTCAAGCGCTTGGCCGAGGGCGACGCCTATTTCCCGGAGTTCGAGGAGCACTTCATGCTGGAGGCGGTCTTGCGCGACGAGCCGGAGTTCCAGATCCGCCACTACCACGCGCGCACCTGCGCCTGAGAAGCGGTTTGCAAAAGCTTCAGAGGCGGCCCCGGCGATCCCTCAAGGTGGGCTCACACGTTGCGAAGCAGGGAAAAGGCGTCAAGCTTGCCTGGATGAAGTCCTACCGCAAAGAGCTGTGGTTCAACGCCCCGCAACGTCGACAGATCATCCCCATCACCCCGCAGGTGGAGGAATGTCTGGCCGAGAGCGGCATCACCGAAGGCCTCTGTCTCGTCAACGCGATGCACATCACCGCCAGTGTGTTCATCAACGACAACGAGAGCGGCCTGCATGCCGACTACGACAAGTGGCTGGAGAAGCTGGCGCCCGAGAAGCCTTACGAGCAATACGCCCATAACGGCTTTGAGGACAATGCCGACGCGCACCTCAAGCGCACCATCATGGGCCGCGAGGTCGTGGTGGCGATCACCGAGGGCAAGCTGGACTTCGGCCCGTGGGAGCAGATCTTTTATTACGAGATGGACGGTAAACGCCGAAAGCGCGCCCTCGTAAAAATCATCGGGGAGTGAGACATACGCCCACTCCCCGAGAGTCAGAAACTTGAACTGTGCGCGGCCTGCCCTACGAAAGCAGGCCGCCTTGGTAGAGGCCCAGCACGACGCTCGCGAGCGCCAACCCGGTCAGCAGCGCACGGCTGCCAAACGTCGGCACAAGGATCGGCGCGGGCTCGCCCTGCAGCTCCGGCTGGCGAGCCGAAACGGCGGCACGCAGCCAGCCAAAGTAGTAGTAGATCGAGATCACCACACCGATCAGCACGAAGGCCACCAGCAGGTAAAGCTTGGCCTGAAAGGCGGCGACGATGATCGCAGCCTTGGCCACAAAACCGGCCAGCGGCGGGATACCGGCGAGCGAGCCGAGGCCCACTGCGAGGATGCCGCCCAGGAAGGGCGAGCGCTGCATGAGGCCGAGGTAGAGGTCGCGGTCTTGCGCGGCATCTTCACCCGTCGCAACGTGGGCCATGACGCCAAAGACGGCGAACGAGGCCAGAGCATACGTGACGAGGTAGAAGAACACGGCAGCGAAGGCCCAGTCGACCCCGCGCATCGCGGCGAGAATACCCACGAGCAGGATACCGGCGTGCGCGACCCCGGAGAGGCCCATCACGCGCTTCACGTTTTGCTGGCCAATGGCAGCGATATTACCAAATGCGATGGTGAGCAGTGTCATGATCCCGATGATCGGAACCATCGTAGCTTCCAGCGCGAGGAACGGGCCGGTCAGCAAGGCGTAGAGCAGGAAGAAGCCCATCGACTTGGACGAAACGGCGAGGAACGCAGTCGTCGGCGTCGGCGCACCTTGGTAGACGTCGGGGATCCAGTATTGGAAGGGGAAGCTGCCGATCTTGAAGCAGATACCCACCACCACGAGCAGCGCGCCGATCACCACCAGCGGGTTGCCGGTGTTTTGGGCGATGAAGCTGCCGAGCTGGTCGAACTGGAAGGGATCGATGGCCGTGCCCACCCCATCGGGGTTACCGGCGGCGCCGTAAAGCAATACGATACCGAACAGCAGCAAGCCCGAGCTAAAGCCGCCCATGATCAGGTATTTCAGGCCTGCCTCAAGAGAGAAGCTGCTGTTGCGGCCATACGCCACGAGGATGTAGAAACCGATGGTGACGGTCTCCAGCGCCACAAAGAACGACACGAAGTGAGTCGTCTGCGCGAGCAGCATCATCGCAGCCGTGATGATCATCACCAGGTGATAAAACTCGGCGCGGGCCAGCGGGCGGTTCTGCAGGTACAGATAGCCGATGAAGCACACCAGCGTGGAGCAGCCCACAAAGAAAATGCGCATCAGGTGCCCGATGTCGCTGGGCTGAATGGCCCCGGCGAACAGCGCAACATCGCTCGTCGGCAGCTTGCCAGTGCAATAGGCGAAGATCAGGCCCGCGAAGATAGCAGCCTGGCCACCAATGGCGATGCGCAGCAGCCAGCGGTCGCTCTTCGGCACGAAGAGCTCGACGGCGAGCAGCACGAGGGCGAGGGCCGCGAGGATAATTTCGGGCAAGAGCCACGACCAATGGTGGCTGCTCGATAATTCGGAAAGGATCTGCAATTGTGCGTCCATGGTCAGGCTCTAGTGGGCGTGATCGGTGACGGTGGCTGTCGCGACCGGGGCGTCGTTGACCGGGTATTGCTTGGCCAGCGCCGCATCCAGTTGATCGGAGAAGCCGCGGGGCCAGATGCCGACCGCCAGCAAGACGGCGAGCAGCAGCAGCGCAGGCCACTTTTCCCAACCTTCGAGGTCGCCCGTGCCAGCCAGGGCAGCCTTGGGCTCGCCGAAGAAGATGCGGGCCACCGCGCGCAGGGCGTAGATGGCGGAAATGACGATACCGGCAATGGCGGCCACGGCCACCCACGGGTGCGGGCTTTGCCAGAGGGCGGTGAAGATCACCAGTTCGCCCCAGAAGTTGGCGAAGCCGGGCAGGCCGATGCTGGCCATGGTGGCGGCGATGAACAGACCACAGAGAACAGGGGCCGTTTGCGCCATACCACCCAGCTCGCGCATGTCGCCCGTCTGGCCGCGGCGCTCGACGGCGTCGGCCAGGAGGAACAGGAGCGCAACGGAGAGGCCGTGGGCAAACATCATGAGCACGGCACCACCTGCACCCATCACGCTGAAGGCGTAAATACCGAGGAAGGCGTAGCCCATGTGCATGACGGAGGCATTACCGAGCATGCGCTTGAGGTCGTCTTGCGCGATGGTCACGAGGCCGATGATCAGCACGTTGCCGAGCGCGAGCCACATCAGGAGCTCGCCATAGCCGGCGAGGCCCGAGGGCAGCAGCGGCACGGCGATCTGGATGAGGCCGTAGAGGCCGAACTTCTTCAGCACCCCGGCGTGCAGCATGGCTGCGGGCGCGGGAGCCGTCGAGTACGCGGGCGGCGCCCAAGTGTGGAAGGGGAAGAGCGACACGAGGATGCCAAACCCGATCAGCAACAGCAGGAAGATCTGCGTCGGCGCGGTGCCGGTCGCGAGCGCTTCCTGCAGCGCGATGAGGTTGAAGGCGGTCGCCCCACTGGTCACGTAGAGGGCGACGAGGCCCCCGAGCGTGATCATCGCGCCGAGCGTCAGGTAGATCGTCAGCTCCATCGCGACCACCTTGCGGCTGGAGAGCGTGCGGCCCCACATCGCGATGAGGATGAAGGTCGGGATGAGCGCGAACTCGTGGAAGAAGTAATAGAAGAAGAGGTCGACGGAGCTGAAGATGCCCATCAGACCGCTTTGCATCACCAGCAGC
The nucleotide sequence above comes from Verrucomicrobiota bacterium JB022. Encoded proteins:
- a CDS encoding NADH-quinone oxidoreductase subunit M, whose amino-acid sequence is MPPLAFFPALSGFLEATHSASPSLASLHMLLAILVPAVCALVIAFGGSKLPLGATKLVAWIGFAVPAWCALWVAATYVSVAEAGEYQFLWQADLGLAQSLGIQLMLGINGISAPMYVLAGIVGLAAGAYAIGSKVERQPLYLLLLLVMQSGLMGIFSSVDLFFYYFFHEFALIPTFILIAMWGRTLSSRKVVAMELTIYLTLGAMITLGGLVALYVTSGATAFNLIALQEALATGTAPTQIFLLLLIGFGILVSLFPFHTWAPPAYSTAPAPAAMLHAGVLKKFGLYGLIQIAVPLLPSGLAGYGELLMWLALGNVLIIGLVTIAQDDLKRMLGNASVMHMGYAFLGIYAFSVMGAGGAVLMMFAHGLSVALLFLLADAVERRGQTGDMRELGGMAQTAPVLCGLFIAATMASIGLPGFANFWGELVIFTALWQSPHPWVAVAAIAGIVISAIYALRAVARIFFGEPKAALAGTGDLEGWEKWPALLLLAVLLAVGIWPRGFSDQLDAALAKQYPVNDAPVATATVTDHAH
- a CDS encoding dihydrofolate reductase; translated protein: MPQPPWKAIAAMSENGVIGHHGKIPWHLPEDFKWVKQCTRGQTIVMGRKTFESLGRPLPQRENVVISRSAREIEGCTVLPSLDALRVFDARGDIWIFGGEEIYRQALPDVGDLYLTVVKRLAEGDAYFPEFEEHFMLEAVLRDEPEFQIRHYHARTCA
- the thiD gene encoding bifunctional hydroxymethylpyrimidine kinase/phosphomethylpyrimidine kinase — its product is MSKMSPEILPAVVSIATTDSGCGAGIQADLLTFAARNTFGTTLITNLTAQNPDAVLAIEELSSEFIEAQWKALHGFFDLKAIKTGMLFSERVIRLVAGFLREVEIPIVIDPVMVSTSGAVLLQEEAIEALREELLPLATVITPNLDEAKVLLGWRPETKADMGRAAAKLAKLFGTAVLLKGGHLEGEAELVDVLHWGDGEQREFRHLRIDGVDTHGSGCTLASAVAAELAKGYRLELAVAEALTYLHRTLAQPLQVDGRRYINH
- a CDS encoding replication-associated recombination protein A → MSSGEQTDMFGEPPSARSQGPAVPVPAEGATPPARLPLAARMRPRSLAEVAGQRHLLEDGSLLPRLIATDTFGSVLFYGPPGCGKTTMAEVIAHETKSRFLRLNAVLSNVAELRDMLRYARSRPEERVILFIDEIHRFNKAQQDLLLPDVEAGHVRLIGATTHNPGFYVNPPLLSRSHLFKLEPVPLDDVVTVLERALVDTERGLGNMRVTAEEGVLRSLAKLCDGDLRRALNALETLVLAAGLASRIDEQALEAFARERQIRYDADEDEHYDTASAFIKSMRGGDPDAALYWLAKMLIGGEDPRFIARRLVIFASEDVGMADPRGLSLATATFQACEQVGLPECELNLAHCVVFLATCPKSNSTTLAIAEAKAAIRKEGLQGVPLWLRDAHTKLNKSFGHGATYQYSHEFAEGISGQEYMERPQQFYRPKVNGAEQHVAERLARWRQLKKQRRSEDAS
- the opgC gene encoding OpgC domain-containing protein, with amino-acid sequence MAPATTPQLAPQTVTATKSPPAPTKPGRDIRLDVLRGLFLVLMTVNHIPNPWHDRVVQPVGFLSVAEGFVFMAAYLCGVIFTKRIAEKGYAFARRFASKRALTIYGCHAVLLLIGFFAAWQIGPSPQPTAWIFDRVLHDPLGAIFTGLTLLYQPSFFDILPMYILGVWATPWVLRHTQEHGWWKLAAVSGLVWLAAQFGLKDVLQSALAAHLPVYMGAFDIFAWQALWLGGLFLGQQQWLARERTGQALRVPRRWALVSLVAVVGFMALRHALPHLEPMWSHAIYPVMDKWHLAPGRVLNLAAMVVFVMSFSPPRLPALPPFRFLNVIGRQSLPVFTAHVPLAVIGVTWVHVYQPSMWSITGYYLACLTLLWAVARFYELRKNPVRKRPRTDVVSSVASTAPDVPPHAVPPR
- a CDS encoding endonuclease/exonuclease/phosphatase family protein, whose amino-acid sequence is MNSFRVVTFNMQYGQVWDAADPDNAPIDLKASAQVLLAQDADIIFLQEVERVQLDDMQAQPPPNYSRLKELLPGYHSVFSYPRYDDAELPFGFGQAIFSRTPVEEVERIDLPPPDLEFDFYGAPTRPTARLMLSATTQLAGRRVRLFNAHLQAFFIINHSSDAHRGQRDKVEAYLRDSELPTILGGDMNSAPRESLVQQFVQAGYQAAQTQQITWKRMPYVLDHLFYNRLLRVEACEVVPTDAADHELLRADFRFAD
- a CDS encoding thymidylate synthase → MQAYLDLLRHVLENGDRRMDRTGVGTLSYFGAQCRYDLRQGFPLLTTKKVYLRGIIHELLWFLQGDTNVRYLQENKVRIWDEWADEKGDLGRVYGAQWRDWRAPDGQAIDQIRQVVEGLRKNPASRRLMVVAWNPGEVDQMALPPCHALFQFWVNQSRGELSCQLYQRSGDLFLGVPFNIASYALLTLMMAQVVGLKPGEFIHTLGDAHIYLNHLDQVNEQLSREPRPLPQMHLNPERTELDQFRYEDFTLTGYDPHPAIKAPVAV
- a CDS encoding secondary thiamine-phosphate synthase enzyme YjbQ, translating into MKSYRKELWFNAPQRRQIIPITPQVEECLAESGITEGLCLVNAMHITASVFINDNESGLHADYDKWLEKLAPEKPYEQYAHNGFEDNADAHLKRTIMGREVVVAITEGKLDFGPWEQIFYYEMDGKRRKRALVKIIGE
- a CDS encoding NADH-quinone oxidoreductase subunit N, with protein sequence MDAQLQILSELSSSHHWSWLLPEIILAALALVLLAVELFVPKSDRWLLRIAIGGQAAIFAGLIFAYCTGKLPTSDVALFAGAIQPSDIGHLMRIFFVGCSTLVCFIGYLYLQNRPLARAEFYHLVMIITAAMMLLAQTTHFVSFFVALETVTIGFYILVAYGRNSSFSLEAGLKYLIMGGFSSGLLLFGIVLLYGAAGNPDGVGTAIDPFQFDQLGSFIAQNTGNPLVVIGALLVVVGICFKIGSFPFQYWIPDVYQGAPTPTTAFLAVSSKSMGFFLLYALLTGPFLALEATMVPIIGIMTLLTIAFGNIAAIGQQNVKRVMGLSGVAHAGILLVGILAAMRGVDWAFAAVFFYLVTYALASFAVFGVMAHVATGEDAAQDRDLYLGLMQRSPFLGGILAVGLGSLAGIPPLAGFVAKAAIIVAAFQAKLYLLVAFVLIGVVISIYYYFGWLRAAVSARQPELQGEPAPILVPTFGSRALLTGLALASVVLGLYQGGLLS
- a CDS encoding ComEC/Rec2 family competence protein; protein product: MDVATSTTNEPGRPFLWRTPLLWVLLPLLAGYIAGEQWPSLPMWVPLVFAIALLGPLAVLTWRDRLSTRAFAGLCLTAIACLSLTYYLDRRAPTLPEGWEGLPPREIVATVQIERLFNHYRPDQPQRGLARLVQTSGVETPLQGYRIVFEWPRGREVELGARYAITGVLAARDAEGGFGRYLERQGVPLALDRLRHVEKAAPPSWFAQAQGAAHDRLRRALMPQGFADTPARRMLAAMLLGETELLPPQERLNFIASGTLHYFAISGLHVAAVAATLDLLLRVLRLRTGTRTITALLLLALYIWATGLAASAVRAGLMIGFWSLATLTRRQAASLPALVGSAVLVLLWDPRQLWTPGFQLSYLVAAGIILYGVPLARWGQERWLLFPWLPRQDWKWHHHWRQNIVRGLWSALSISLAATLASWPLSLLYFEVSSPGAWLLNVVLAPLASLAVAAGVLVVLLGLAGAAPLAHFFAHAAWLLLDAMNRTIALFVSWPLSTERRSWYFDLAGWVCMAGSVGLFFFLIVRKKHVTPPGRIAWFFPVIWSLACIVCLSYRPG